From one Nitrospira sp. MA-1 genomic stretch:
- a CDS encoding ribosome maturation factor RimP has translation MAFTADNLEQVIRQVGEPIARALGVDIFEVQCTGRPANLLVRLTIDKKGGVGIEDCEQFHQSLRRTWEVLHPEQAAYRFEVSSPGLDRPLRDPKDYERVVGERLRVTLKSSIKKQSVVLGQLITVTDMGIHLMDDQTKNPQEVVVAWDDIAKARLEVSF, from the coding sequence GTGGCCTTCACGGCTGACAATCTTGAGCAAGTTATTCGTCAAGTGGGCGAACCGATCGCTCGAGCTCTAGGAGTGGATATCTTTGAGGTTCAGTGCACCGGGAGACCCGCCAACCTTTTGGTTCGACTGACAATTGATAAAAAGGGGGGAGTTGGAATTGAAGATTGTGAACAATTCCATCAGTCCCTGCGTCGAACCTGGGAGGTTCTTCACCCAGAGCAGGCCGCGTATCGGTTTGAAGTTTCTTCGCCTGGGCTAGATCGACCGCTCCGAGATCCAAAAGATTATGAACGAGTAGTGGGCGAACGACTTCGAGTCACTCTGAAAAGCTCGATCAAAAAACAATCAGTTGTTTTGGGGCAATTGATAACCGTCACCGATATGGGGATTCATTTAATGGATGACCAGACCAAGAATCCCCAAGAAGTAGTCGTGGCGTGGGATGATATTGCCAAAGCGAGATTAGAGGTTTCGTTTTAA
- a CDS encoding HDOD domain-containing protein, producing the protein MNLATSTGHTTPASFLESLLAEAPETLPILRESCIQVLNLTQDKRSSASDIGEIIMRDQAMMANVIKIANSPVYHTRTPVKTPTYAVALIGFDVIRAMVVSAQLIEQADTFGANTVNLKHLLARALVAGTQAQELGKAINYGEAGSLFTNAMLYSLGDLILTLCRPDVGEQLEAIRREDPAKVSKAELTLLGRPLHVIAAAMAKHWNLPESLVQLLEKKPVWPKSRPEADQRIMESIVRAANELSYCLLNPLAATQGDVLQSLIEQFLPPFGLSMIQLEHTVSQAFSQASEIASAINIDRQHFLPASDADGTILHNQHLHRLTQTIHQVLHSEGILSEETMQPAQEASSSLPPSPASDRPLLDFTIQAMKISEPSSLLTFVTRTLYASYGFERVWLALVVPGKDTLQAKIGYGPHAETIQHTFHCPLSHGTFWDRLLHRFHPIQYSSLIKEGESGGMPTDFLKYWGDPPGFAGTLYAPNRPIGVILVDRGSTGHPLTDTDFATFAMVLSQTNANLARLTQHH; encoded by the coding sequence ATGAATCTCGCTACCTCTACCGGGCACACAACACCGGCTTCCTTTCTGGAGAGTCTGCTCGCCGAAGCCCCGGAAACCCTGCCTATCCTCCGGGAAAGTTGCATCCAAGTTCTCAATCTTACGCAGGATAAACGCTCGAGTGCCAGCGACATTGGAGAAATTATCATGCGCGATCAAGCCATGATGGCCAATGTCATCAAAATCGCAAATAGCCCTGTCTATCATACCCGCACACCAGTCAAAACCCCAACCTATGCGGTGGCCCTTATTGGATTTGACGTCATTCGCGCCATGGTGGTCTCTGCCCAATTAATTGAACAGGCCGACACCTTCGGAGCCAACACCGTCAACCTGAAACACCTCCTAGCGCGGGCTCTCGTCGCCGGAACTCAGGCCCAGGAACTGGGAAAAGCCATCAATTACGGGGAGGCGGGCTCGTTATTTACCAATGCCATGCTCTACTCACTGGGAGACCTCATCCTCACCCTCTGTCGACCGGACGTAGGCGAACAACTAGAAGCCATTCGCCGGGAAGATCCAGCCAAGGTCTCCAAAGCCGAACTGACTCTTTTGGGACGACCGCTGCATGTCATCGCTGCCGCTATGGCCAAGCATTGGAATCTGCCGGAGAGTTTGGTTCAACTATTGGAGAAAAAGCCTGTCTGGCCTAAATCCCGTCCAGAAGCAGATCAACGGATCATGGAAAGTATCGTCCGAGCCGCGAATGAACTGAGTTATTGCCTCCTGAACCCATTGGCTGCCACGCAGGGAGATGTACTCCAAAGCCTGATTGAACAGTTTTTGCCCCCATTCGGCCTCTCCATGATCCAATTGGAACACACCGTGTCCCAAGCTTTTAGTCAAGCATCAGAAATTGCTTCGGCCATCAACATCGATCGACAGCATTTTCTTCCCGCATCTGATGCCGATGGCACAATTCTTCACAACCAACACCTACATCGGCTCACCCAAACAATTCATCAGGTTCTACACTCAGAAGGGATTCTTTCCGAAGAAACCATGCAACCAGCTCAGGAAGCCTCATCTTCCCTCCCTCCATCTCCGGCATCCGATAGGCCATTGCTCGATTTCACCATTCAGGCCATGAAAATATCGGAGCCCTCCTCGCTGCTTACCTTTGTCACCAGAACGCTCTATGCATCATATGGATTTGAACGGGTCTGGCTCGCATTGGTAGTACCAGGAAAAGATACGCTCCAGGCCAAAATCGGCTATGGTCCACATGCAGAAACCATCCAGCACACGTTTCATTGCCCTCTTTCCCATGGAACCTTCTGGGACCGATTGCTCCATAGGTTTCACCCTATTCAATATTCTTCATTGATCAAAGAAGGGGAATCCGGAGGAATGCCGACTGACTTTTTGAAATACTGGGGGGACCCACCCGGATTCGCCGGAACCTTGTATGCGCCAAACAGGCCTATCGGGGTCATCCTGGTGGATCGAGGTTCTACGGGGCATCCATTGACCGACACGGATTTCGCAACCTTCGCCATGGTGTTGTCCCAAACCAACGCCAACCTGGCTCGATTAACGCAACATCACTAA
- the nusA gene encoding transcription termination factor NusA encodes MKSELMLVIDQIGREKGIDKAKVILALESALLTAAKKRFGHGENIQVDIDTETGEISIVKKKTIAENVLDSKTEISLEDARKIDDEAEMGDEIGSLIELEEFGRIAAQAAKQVICQKVREAEWESIEREYSKKEGELVHGVILGQERRNYLVDIGKTEALLPIQEQIPREAHRRGDRVRALLLEVRRTPKDVQVILSRAHPQFVVKLFGLEVPEISEKIVEIKGVVREPGDRTKISVASRDKAVDPVGACVGVKGSRVQAIVRELHGEKIDIIPWTNDPRVFIGEALNPASIEKVGIDEQKKSALVVVADSQLSLAIGKNGQNVRLAAKLTGWKIDIISSTEYEKQKLERDLEIKAALAEEASQITEEPAGNAKEPEVASQDENMDNPAVVPTESGQSSGS; translated from the coding sequence ATGAAAAGTGAACTCATGTTGGTCATTGATCAAATCGGTCGGGAGAAAGGGATTGATAAGGCAAAAGTCATTTTGGCCTTAGAATCCGCGCTTCTCACGGCCGCAAAAAAACGATTTGGGCATGGTGAAAATATTCAAGTCGATATTGATACGGAAACCGGCGAAATTTCTATTGTAAAGAAAAAGACGATTGCGGAGAACGTGCTGGATTCCAAAACAGAGATTTCATTGGAAGATGCCAGGAAAATTGATGATGAAGCTGAAATGGGAGACGAAATCGGCTCACTCATTGAGTTGGAAGAATTTGGGCGAATAGCCGCACAGGCTGCGAAACAGGTCATTTGTCAAAAAGTTCGAGAGGCTGAATGGGAGTCGATTGAACGGGAATATTCCAAAAAAGAAGGGGAATTAGTTCATGGGGTCATTTTGGGCCAGGAACGGCGAAATTATCTGGTGGACATTGGAAAAACAGAGGCCCTTCTCCCGATTCAGGAGCAAATCCCGCGTGAAGCTCACCGCCGGGGTGATCGAGTGCGGGCGTTGTTGCTAGAAGTTCGACGAACCCCCAAGGATGTGCAAGTGATCCTCTCCCGGGCGCATCCTCAATTCGTGGTAAAATTGTTTGGTTTGGAGGTGCCTGAGATATCTGAGAAAATTGTTGAAATTAAAGGCGTGGTGCGTGAGCCGGGCGACCGGACGAAAATTTCAGTGGCGTCACGGGATAAGGCGGTTGATCCGGTTGGCGCGTGTGTGGGCGTCAAAGGTTCACGTGTCCAGGCCATTGTTCGGGAGCTGCATGGTGAGAAAATAGATATTATCCCCTGGACAAATGATCCACGCGTGTTTATCGGGGAAGCCTTGAACCCTGCTTCCATTGAAAAAGTCGGGATTGACGAACAAAAGAAATCGGCGTTGGTGGTGGTGGCTGATTCTCAGCTCTCTTTGGCAATTGGGAAGAACGGGCAAAACGTGCGCCTAGCAGCAAAATTGACAGGTTGGAAAATTGATATCATTAGCTCCACCGAATACGAAAAACAAAAGCTTGAACGCGACTTGGAAATTAAGGCTGCCTTGGCTGAAGAGGCTTCACAGATTACAGAAGAGCCGGCGGGAAATGCCAAGGAGCCTGAAGTAGCCTCACAAGATGAGAACATGGATAATCCCGCGGTGGTACCAACAGAGTCTGGGCAGAGTTCGGGATCGTAA
- a CDS encoding P-loop NTPase, producing the protein MPCIVSVASGKGGVGKSMVVSNLGLLLAKKGLRVTLVDMDIGGANLHILFGMFHPPSTLSDFLTNTLKNLNETAHPIPGPSSLKLIPGTGETLITANLQHAKKKRLIRHLHKLEADIILVDVGAGTSYHALDFFLLADFFLAVATPDPTSVLDLYRFIKLAAIRKVLTAFSARDPVAESLLDKDFHSIAAVLEAVGKTSESGVATAQEALKRFQPALILNRMTPKSRINTLHLQHLLKQYVGTDLSILGKIPEDIQVQQSILKYLPVVELAPSSPATNALKQIADNVLEMVEQTPELIERMEEPRKIRA; encoded by the coding sequence ATGCCTTGCATAGTTTCTGTGGCTTCCGGTAAGGGCGGAGTTGGGAAAAGCATGGTCGTCAGCAATCTTGGACTCCTCCTTGCCAAAAAAGGACTTCGCGTCACGCTGGTCGACATGGACATTGGTGGGGCTAACCTCCACATCTTGTTTGGAATGTTCCATCCTCCATCCACCCTCTCAGATTTTTTGACAAACACGCTCAAAAACTTAAATGAGACCGCCCACCCTATTCCCGGCCCCTCCTCCCTGAAGCTCATTCCTGGAACGGGGGAAACCCTCATTACCGCGAATTTGCAACATGCCAAAAAAAAACGCCTCATCCGGCACTTACACAAACTTGAGGCAGACATCATTCTCGTTGACGTCGGCGCGGGGACCAGTTACCACGCACTGGATTTTTTTCTCCTCGCAGACTTTTTCCTGGCCGTAGCAACCCCTGACCCAACCTCGGTTTTAGATCTGTATCGATTCATTAAACTTGCTGCCATTCGAAAGGTTCTTACGGCCTTTTCAGCCCGCGACCCAGTGGCAGAAAGCCTTTTGGACAAAGACTTTCATAGCATCGCAGCAGTACTGGAAGCCGTTGGAAAAACGAGCGAATCAGGTGTGGCGACTGCTCAAGAGGCTCTAAAACGGTTTCAACCGGCCCTCATCTTAAACCGAATGACACCCAAATCCAGGATCAATACCCTGCATTTACAACACCTACTAAAGCAATACGTCGGAACCGATCTGTCAATCTTAGGCAAGATTCCAGAGGATATTCAGGTTCAGCAATCCATCCTGAAATATCTTCCTGTTGTAGAACTGGCTCCCTCTTCTCCAGCAACCAACGCGCTGAAACAAATTGCCGACAATGTACTTGAAATGGTGGAACAAACACCTGAATTAATTGAACGGATGGAAGAGCCTAGAAAGATTCGAGCATGA
- a CDS encoding SWIM zinc finger family protein, translating to MRNRISCSAQELSQLDADMLQSVVGGTVFEEGHQYFSAQRVKILDADQTQITAEVNGVYGVYTQIIKLRAGTLSTRCSCPSNEQPFCRHCVAVLLHQFHNGSSLKPGPKEDPKDQAPPPSDPRIRPAGPYTDESEGAGDLNFWEAILFIDWVQKAAGLLGKEATLPPVPGSLGGVAREWVGIFERLNSQCMEGEEDRIDALRSLQSAQAMINSLTKELEALKRESEVAQQHCRVLEKKVQQLQESLAENSGASS from the coding sequence ATGAGAAATAGAATTTCCTGCTCCGCTCAAGAGCTGAGCCAATTAGATGCGGACATGCTTCAATCGGTGGTTGGGGGAACGGTCTTCGAAGAAGGCCATCAATATTTTTCTGCCCAACGAGTCAAGATCCTTGATGCGGACCAGACCCAAATCACGGCTGAGGTTAATGGCGTCTATGGCGTGTATACGCAAATCATAAAATTACGTGCGGGGACTTTGTCGACCAGGTGTTCCTGTCCATCGAACGAGCAACCTTTTTGTCGTCATTGTGTCGCGGTATTACTGCATCAATTCCATAACGGATCATCTCTTAAGCCGGGACCGAAGGAAGATCCCAAGGACCAGGCTCCTCCTCCTTCCGATCCGCGGATACGGCCAGCAGGACCCTATACTGATGAATCCGAGGGTGCGGGTGATCTGAATTTTTGGGAAGCGATTTTGTTTATTGATTGGGTTCAGAAAGCCGCAGGGCTTCTGGGTAAGGAGGCCACCTTGCCCCCAGTGCCTGGTTCCTTGGGAGGTGTTGCTCGAGAATGGGTGGGTATTTTTGAACGCCTCAATTCACAATGCATGGAAGGCGAGGAAGATCGGATTGATGCCTTGAGGAGCCTGCAATCAGCCCAAGCCATGATTAATAGCCTCACGAAGGAGCTGGAAGCGTTAAAAAGGGAATCCGAGGTGGCTCAACAGCATTGCAGAGTGTTAGAGAAAAAGGTCCAACAATTGCAAGAATCATTGGCGGAGAACTCTGGGGCATCCAGTTAG